The genomic segment TGAATTTCAAATGAGATGTCACTTCAACTTTAAAAATCTCCCTTTCTTTTGTAACTCTGATGTCTGTTCCCATTAATAAATCATTATGTTTCTTGAAAACTCTGTCAATTTTTTCCATTCTTTTTTCTAAATAATCTTCTAATGCTTTTGTTAATTCGATGTTTTTCGTATATAATTTGTAATCCATACGAACACCTCCTTTGGACGTTCCCTATTATAATAATATCACTTTTTTTAAAAAAAGTCAAACTTTCTTAATATTTTCATAAAATATATAGCTTAGATAAAAAAATAGTTATTACATACATAAAAAGGCACCAATGGTGCCTTTTTATTAAATAACTCTAATTTATTAATGTCCTAATGCTCTTGGATCCAATGCATCCCTTATAGCATCACCAAATAAATTAAATGCAAGAACAGTTATAAATATAAATAATCCTGGTAACAATAACCATGGATAATTAGTTAATGCTGTAATATTCTGAGCTTGAGATAACATTAAACCCCAACTTGCAGAAGGTTCTCTAATACCTAATCCTAAGAAGCTAAGACCTGCTTCACCGAGAATATAACTTGGTATTGATAATGTTGCTGAAACTATAACATATGTTGCTGTATTTGGCAACAAATGTTTCCAGATTATCCTTCTAGAAGGATATCCTAATGCCACAGCTGCCTGTATAAATTCTGTTTCTTTTAAACCAAGCGTCATTCCTCTGATAACCCTTGTCATACCTGGCCATCCTATAAATGAAAGAATTACAATAATCAAAATGTACTTAACTGAAGGCGACAACTCAGATGGTAAAATTGCACTTAAAGATACCAATAAATAGAAACTTGGAATTGACATTAATATTTCCGTAAATCTCATTAATATTTCATCTATCCATCCACCAAAATATCCTGCAGTACCACCTAACATTAAACCTATTGTGAATGTTATTGCTATACCTAATAAACCTATTGTTAAGGAGACTCTACTTCCAAAAATTAACCTACTTATCATATCTCTACCAAATTTATCAGCACCCCATAAATAAATTATTCCATCTTTTGATGAATAATCTTCTGCTAAAAATGGTAATTTACTCTTCTCAACACCAAATAGATGCAAATTCCCTGGGATAAAACCTAGCCATTTATATTCCCAACCTTTTGTAAAAAATTTAATATTAAACTTTTTAAAATTAACTCCTTTAAAATTTTCCGGATAATATTCATAAACATCATTTTCTGTTTCAACTTCTATAACATCTAATGATACGTATTTCTTAAATTCTATAATATCTTTTGGTTTTAAATTATATCTGGCTAGATTAGCTTTTGTTTTATAATTTTCTTCAAAATAAAATGTTGATGCAATCCCTCTACTTTCAACACTGAGTAAAACTTCTTCTCCACTTAACAATGGAACTTGTTCAGCAGATATAAATCCTTCATCATTTTTACTCAATATTTTGTCTTTTATTCCTAATTCTTCAAAAGTCAATAATGGTTCTGTTTTTGTCTCTAAATCGATTTTATATTCTTTACCATCGTGAGTAACAGCAACTGTTTTATAATTTAAAACAAATTGATAGTTTGTAACTGTAGATTCAAAATCAGGATTATATTTCCCAATCTCTAAAACTGTTTCTTTTTCAATATCAAAATTCAAATCATCATATACTTTAAAATTTGAAAAATAGGTTGCTTCTTTAAACCTACTTTGAAAAGTAACAGGATCTTTTACTCTTTTATATAAATAAACATGTGGTGCAGAAAATTTACCTGTTTCATCTTTCCAAAAAACCTTCATTGGAGGTGCATATTTATATTGTATATGTTGGACCCTATAGTCCATCGGGGAAAGGAAATCTGCAAATATCGCTAATAAATATAATATTATTAAAACCCACATTGAAATAAGTCCAAATTTATGTCTTTTCAAAGCTCTCCAAACTAATTGAGGGGTAGATAAAAATTGTTTCTCAAATACATCCTGATTTTCTTGATTTTTAATTTCCTCAGCCATTATTTTCCCTCCATTATCCTAATCTTAAACGCACTCTTGGATCAACTGCTGCAAGCAATATATCTGCAATTAAATTACCAATAACCAATAACAATGAAGCAAGCATAATGTTAGCCATTATAACAAACATATCTTGTTGTAATAAAGACTCTATTATTAATTGCCCCATACCCGGCCATCCAAATACATTTTCCGTTAAAACTGCCCCTCCTAAAAGACCTGATATGGAGAAACCCAAAGCTGTTATAATAGGATTAATTGCATTTCTTAAAGCATGCTTGTAAATAACAACATTTTCCGGCATACCTTTTGCTCTTGCAAACTCTACATAATCCTGTTTTAACTCATCAAGTAATTGACCTCTCATAATTCTCATCGTTCCAGCTAACCCTGAGGTCCCAAGTGTAATCATAGGCCCAAGAACATGCCAAAATATATCCAAAAGTTTTTTCCATGTTGGAAACGAATCATAACCTAACGAAATAAATCCACCTACTGGAAAAATCCTTCCTCCAGTTCTTGCTGCAAAAAACAAAAATAGTAATGCAAAGAAAAAGTTTGGTATAGACAATCCTATGAAACCTAAAACTGCTACCAATTGATCACCAATACTATATTGATGTAAAGCCGCATATATACCCAGCGGGATACCTATCCCCCAGGTAAAAATGAATGTTGTAATACTCAATAATAAAGTTGCTCCAACCCTTCTCCATATCAAATCCCAAACAGGTATTTGATAAGTAAATGATTGACCCCATTCGCCCTGCAACATGTTTCTTAACCATAAAAAGTATTGAACAACTGGTGATTTATCAAGCCCAAATCGTTTTTCTAAAGTTTTTACTTGATCCGCACTTACTGCAGGATTAAGCCTATAACTATCCAAAAAATCACCAGGGGCTAAAAGAATTATCATAAACGAAACTACGGATACACCTAATAAAACAGGTATAGCCATTATAATTCTTCTGAGAATATATTTTAACATATTAAAAAGACCTCCTCACATTAATTTGAAAGGGAGTGGAGAAAACTCCACATTCCCCCACTCCCAATTGAAAATAAAATTAAATATTATTGATCTTTCCAGATATTCCAAGCTTTCCACAAAACGCCTGCTGCAGGATTTGGCTCTGGATTGAAAATATGTACTGTGTTTTTATATGCAATCAAATAATTTTGTGCTACTGTGTATACTAATACTTGATGTTCTGCTACTAACATTTGGAATTCATCAAATAATTTTCTTAATTCATCTTTATCAACTGTACTTACCTGCAATCTCATAATTTCATCTATTCTCTTTTCATATTCTGGTACAAAATAGTCAGCTTTTAATTCTTCATCATACATATTTGGTTTAACTTCTGGTGAATAATTCCAGAAATGTAATCCACCATCTAATCTCCATACATTCCATCCTGATGCAGGGTCTACACTACCTGTTAAACCTATAATAACAGCTTCCCAATCACCAGTAGATACTAATTTTCCAACTAATGCATTAAATTGCATTGGTGCAAAGTTTACGTCAATACCCAATTTTGATAAGTTTTCTTTTAAAATATTTCCGATTTCTTCCCTAACATTATTACCAGCATTTGTTGTTAATTCAAATTTAACCTGATTTCCATCTGCATCGTATAATTTTCCACCTTTTAATACAAATCCACCTTTTTTAAGTTCTCTTTTAGCCCTTGCTAAAGAGTATCTGAATCCTAAATCTTCAACTGCAGGATTATAGAATCCTGATGAAGGTGATACTGGTCCATATAAAGCAGCTCCTAAACCGTTATATAATACATCAATTAATGTTTGTTTATCGATAGCATAAGCTATAGCTCTTCTGAAATTATCATTTCTAAACCATTTTCTCTTTACAGGATCCTTTGCATTAAAGTTAAATGTTACAAAGTTTGAACCTAAGTTTGGACCACCTTGTCTTACAATCCAGCCTTTTTCTTCTGCCATTGCTCTAATTTCTGGGAATTCTTCAGCTGTTGGTGAATATATATCTGTTTCTCCAGCTTCAAACTTCAATCTTGCTGTGTTTAAGTCTTTAACTATAATATAGACAATTTGATCTACATATGGTAATTGTACTCCATTTTTATCTTTTCTATAATAATTTGGATTCTTTTCTAATACAACTCTAACTCCTTCTCTATACTCTTTTAAGATGAATGGTCCTGAAGATACAACTTTATCCATTTCTTTCAATGACCATGCTTCTGAAAATTTACCTTCTTCATAATATGGTTCTAAAACGTGTTTTGGTAAAATTTCTGTCCAACCAATTGATTCATGACCTCTTCTGAATTTTGAATTATAAACAAATTGAACTGTATAATCGTCTACTTTTACGATTTCTGGCAATTCATCATTTGAATCCATATAACCAGCATTTCCATTTGCTGTCATGTTTTCATCAAACCAAATTTTTTCAAATGACCAGATAACATCATCAATTGTTAATGGAACACCATCTGACCATTTTAACCCTTTTCTTAAAACATATGTATATACTGTCTTTCCATCTTCTGTAACCTTAGCAGAAAATTCTTTTGCTAAACCTGGTAATTCTGCTAAACCTTTGTTTGAAGAATGTACTAATGTGTCTAATACCCAACCGATAATATCTGTTGATGAAGTTTCTTGTGCCCATGCTGGATTCATTGTTTTTGGGCCAGATGTTGTACTCAAAAACAATGTTCCCCCTGGTTTCCCAGCTACATCTTCAATCGCCCAATCTACTTCTTCAGCAAACACAGCTAATGCTGTAACCAGAACAAACAATAAAACTAAAAGCTTCTTCATGCTACTCCCTCCCTTGATTTTAAGATTTTGGTTCATATTTATAACAACCTACAAAATGATTTTTCTCAACCTCAAAATAAGATGGATATTTTTTTGTACATGGTTCGAAAGCATATTTACATCTTGGTGAAAAGAAACAACCTTTAGGTCTATTAATTGGTGATGGAACCTGTCCTTTAATAATAAATTGTTTTCTGTCTCTTCTTTTCCTGGGATCTGGAACAGGTGCTGCATTTAACAAAGCCTCTGTATATGGATGCTTAGAATTATCAAAGATTTCATCCGAATTACCATATTCCACCATTCTTCCCAAATACATTATACCAACATAATTAGAAA from the Marinitoga hydrogenitolerans DSM 16785 genome contains:
- a CDS encoding ABC transporter permease, which produces MLKYILRRIIMAIPVLLGVSVVSFMIILLAPGDFLDSYRLNPAVSADQVKTLEKRFGLDKSPVVQYFLWLRNMLQGEWGQSFTYQIPVWDLIWRRVGATLLLSITTFIFTWGIGIPLGIYAALHQYSIGDQLVAVLGFIGLSIPNFFFALLFLFFAARTGGRIFPVGGFISLGYDSFPTWKKLLDIFWHVLGPMITLGTSGLAGTMRIMRGQLLDELKQDYVEFARAKGMPENVVIYKHALRNAINPIITALGFSISGLLGGAVLTENVFGWPGMGQLIIESLLQQDMFVIMANIMLASLLLVIGNLIADILLAAVDPRVRLRLG
- a CDS encoding ABC transporter substrate-binding protein yields the protein MKKLLVLLFVLVTALAVFAEEVDWAIEDVAGKPGGTLFLSTTSGPKTMNPAWAQETSSTDIIGWVLDTLVHSSNKGLAELPGLAKEFSAKVTEDGKTVYTYVLRKGLKWSDGVPLTIDDVIWSFEKIWFDENMTANGNAGYMDSNDELPEIVKVDDYTVQFVYNSKFRRGHESIGWTEILPKHVLEPYYEEGKFSEAWSLKEMDKVVSSGPFILKEYREGVRVVLEKNPNYYRKDKNGVQLPYVDQIVYIIVKDLNTARLKFEAGETDIYSPTAEEFPEIRAMAEEKGWIVRQGGPNLGSNFVTFNFNAKDPVKRKWFRNDNFRRAIAYAIDKQTLIDVLYNGLGAALYGPVSPSSGFYNPAVEDLGFRYSLARAKRELKKGGFVLKGGKLYDADGNQVKFELTTNAGNNVREEIGNILKENLSKLGIDVNFAPMQFNALVGKLVSTGDWEAVIIGLTGSVDPASGWNVWRLDGGLHFWNYSPEVKPNMYDEELKADYFVPEYEKRIDEIMRLQVSTVDKDELRKLFDEFQMLVAEHQVLVYTVAQNYLIAYKNTVHIFNPEPNPAAGVLWKAWNIWKDQ
- a CDS encoding ABC transporter permease; this encodes MAEEIKNQENQDVFEKQFLSTPQLVWRALKRHKFGLISMWVLIILYLLAIFADFLSPMDYRVQHIQYKYAPPMKVFWKDETGKFSAPHVYLYKRVKDPVTFQSRFKEATYFSNFKVYDDLNFDIEKETVLEIGKYNPDFESTVTNYQFVLNYKTVAVTHDGKEYKIDLETKTEPLLTFEELGIKDKILSKNDEGFISAEQVPLLSGEEVLLSVESRGIASTFYFEENYKTKANLARYNLKPKDIIEFKKYVSLDVIEVETENDVYEYYPENFKGVNFKKFNIKFFTKGWEYKWLGFIPGNLHLFGVEKSKLPFLAEDYSSKDGIIYLWGADKFGRDMISRLIFGSRVSLTIGLLGIAITFTIGLMLGGTAGYFGGWIDEILMRFTEILMSIPSFYLLVSLSAILPSELSPSVKYILIIVILSFIGWPGMTRVIRGMTLGLKETEFIQAAVALGYPSRRIIWKHLLPNTATYVIVSATLSIPSYILGEAGLSFLGLGIREPSASWGLMLSQAQNITALTNYPWLLLPGLFIFITVLAFNLFGDAIRDALDPRALGH